In Gammaproteobacteria bacterium (ex Lamellibrachia satsuma), a single genomic region encodes these proteins:
- a CDS encoding ketose-bisphosphate aldolase, with protein MPLVAMKEMLQHAYDNGYAIGAFDLISLEFLEGIMQAAERCHSPVILSLAESHFEYFDFDQIMPAVETAARRSTVPVAIHLDHGDSLESAVRAINAGCNGVMVDTSHQSLSDNINSTRAIVDMARDCGIPVEGELGYVPGVEGEDAQRHPGEIAYTTVDEAMQYVEETGVDFLAVSIGTVHGRMQGEPKLDIARLAGINEVLQLPLVIHGGTGLSPEQFQSLIAHGVAKINYFTALADAAAGCIHENARALPQGGYSDLVKGVNHAISAEVEHCLRLWGSVGRSEEVLAYCVPWEPVEHLIIYNVAGIDEKQAHGMIAEGREVLCKIPGVLDVVTGQAIKEDAQFRYTWLVRFCHASVIDSYREHPLHVAFADRKFRPVAGERISIDYQLFSHG; from the coding sequence ATGCCACTCGTCGCCATGAAAGAGATGCTCCAGCATGCCTATGACAACGGCTATGCGATTGGGGCATTCGACCTGATCAGCCTTGAATTTCTTGAAGGCATCATGCAGGCAGCCGAACGTTGCCATTCACCGGTAATTCTCAGCCTGGCCGAATCCCATTTCGAATACTTTGATTTCGACCAGATCATGCCCGCCGTTGAGACTGCTGCGCGTCGCTCAACAGTGCCGGTTGCCATCCACCTCGATCATGGCGACAGCCTGGAATCAGCCGTTCGCGCAATCAACGCAGGCTGTAACGGGGTGATGGTCGATACCTCACATCAATCACTTTCCGACAATATAAACAGCACCCGCGCCATCGTGGACATGGCGCGTGACTGTGGAATTCCCGTCGAGGGCGAGCTGGGCTACGTCCCGGGTGTCGAAGGTGAGGATGCACAACGACATCCCGGTGAAATTGCCTACACCACGGTTGATGAGGCAATGCAGTACGTTGAGGAGACCGGGGTGGACTTTTTGGCCGTCTCCATCGGTACGGTCCACGGTCGCATGCAGGGTGAGCCAAAGCTGGACATCGCCCGCCTGGCGGGCATCAACGAAGTACTGCAACTGCCGCTGGTGATTCACGGCGGAACAGGCCTGAGCCCGGAGCAGTTCCAAAGCCTGATCGCGCACGGTGTCGCCAAGATCAATTATTTCACCGCGCTTGCCGATGCCGCTGCGGGTTGCATACATGAGAATGCCCGAGCCCTGCCGCAAGGGGGATACAGCGACTTGGTAAAAGGGGTCAATCATGCCATCAGCGCCGAGGTGGAGCATTGCCTGCGCCTATGGGGCAGCGTTGGCCGATCTGAGGAAGTGCTGGCTTACTGCGTGCCCTGGGAACCGGTGGAGCATCTGATCATCTACAACGTCGCCGGGATCGATGAGAAGCAGGCCCATGGCATGATCGCTGAAGGAAGAGAGGTGCTGTGCAAAATCCCCGGAGTACTCGATGTGGTCACCGGCCAGGCCATCAAAGAGGATGCACAATTCCGCTATACCTGGCTGGTGCGTTTTTGCCATGCCTCGGTCATCGACAGCTACCGGGAACACCCACTGCATGTCGCCTTTGCCGACCGGAAATTCCGCCCGGTTGCCGGGGAGCGAATCAGTATCGATTATCAGCTATTCTCCCACGGATGA
- the nhaA gene encoding Na+/H+ antiporter NhaA, producing the protein MSKIDGNEHTAPWEKAFDSVLTPLEEFIHRQTTSGILLMVCAIAAIILANTHWNESYHHILQSTLTVGLEGFQLSKSLHHWINDGLMVLFFLVVGLELKRELLVGELADPKQALLPIVAAIGGMLAPALIYLAFNPAGHTLDGWGIPMATDIAFALGTLALLGNRAPKSLLMFLVALAIVDDLGAVMVIALFYTETLNFTALGLAAGMIVLLITMNRGGVRTLMPYMLVGLVLWIAMLKSGVHATLAGVMLAFIIPMRPKYDPKRFLSQIHDKVDQIKNAYAREENIIKNDELRARVQALGDGVRLVQAPAQSLEHKLHLPSAYLVIPIFALANAGIPIDWSSLGGIVTHPVSLGVGAGLILGKLIGIAGFTWVAVKLGLSELPQGLNFKHIVGVALMGGIGFTMSIFIAELGFAHHAEDLLMAKTGILFASLIAGVSGFLWLYLTADNKESH; encoded by the coding sequence ATGAGCAAGATAGACGGAAATGAACACACAGCCCCTTGGGAAAAGGCCTTCGACAGTGTACTGACGCCACTGGAAGAGTTTATTCATCGCCAGACCACTAGCGGCATCCTGCTGATGGTGTGTGCGATCGCGGCGATCATTCTTGCCAACACCCACTGGAATGAAAGCTACCACCACATTCTGCAGTCCACGCTGACCGTTGGCCTGGAGGGCTTTCAACTTTCCAAGTCACTGCATCACTGGATCAATGACGGCCTGATGGTCTTGTTCTTTCTCGTGGTCGGGCTGGAACTGAAACGCGAGTTGCTGGTTGGTGAGCTTGCCGATCCCAAGCAGGCACTGTTGCCGATCGTCGCCGCCATCGGTGGCATGCTGGCTCCGGCACTGATCTACCTCGCGTTCAATCCCGCAGGCCACACACTGGATGGCTGGGGCATACCCATGGCGACCGATATCGCTTTTGCCCTGGGAACGCTGGCACTGCTAGGCAACCGGGCCCCCAAAAGCTTGCTGATGTTCCTAGTGGCCCTGGCAATCGTCGATGACCTGGGCGCTGTCATGGTAATCGCCCTGTTCTACACCGAAACTTTGAATTTTACTGCCCTGGGCCTGGCTGCAGGCATGATCGTGCTATTGATCACGATGAACCGTGGCGGTGTACGAACCCTGATGCCTTACATGCTGGTCGGGCTGGTGCTGTGGATTGCCATGCTGAAGAGTGGGGTCCACGCCACACTTGCGGGCGTCATGCTGGCCTTCATTATTCCGATGCGGCCCAAGTACGACCCGAAACGTTTCCTGTCGCAGATTCACGACAAGGTCGACCAGATCAAGAATGCCTACGCGCGCGAAGAGAACATCATCAAGAACGATGAACTCCGCGCACGGGTACAGGCACTCGGTGACGGGGTACGACTGGTTCAGGCCCCTGCTCAATCTCTGGAACACAAACTGCACCTGCCTTCCGCCTATCTCGTCATCCCCATCTTTGCTCTGGCCAACGCGGGCATTCCCATCGACTGGTCGTCGCTTGGCGGCATTGTCACTCACCCGGTATCGCTGGGCGTCGGGGCTGGCCTGATTCTCGGCAAGTTGATAGGGATTGCCGGATTTACTTGGGTGGCGGTCAAACTCGGGTTAAGCGAGCTGCCACAAGGCCTGAACTTCAAGCACATCGTTGGCGTGGCGTTGATGGGCGGTATCGGCTTTACCATGTCGATCTTCATCGCCGAACTGGGATTCGCCCACCATGCCGAGGACCTGCTGATGGCAAAAACAGGGATCCTGTTCGCTTCGCTCATTGCCGGTGTATCCGGTTTCCTCTGGCTCTACCTGACCGCTGACAACAAGGAGTCACATTGA
- a CDS encoding YicC family protein, with translation MISSMTAFAREEYRGELGVMSWEIRSINHRYLEAFVRLPEELRVLETKVRERLSARLGRGKLDCSLKFKPGKDAEAGLTVNRRMVEQLITADAEVAGILHMDSFVKPMDLLRWPGVLEEQERDFTPVTKQAMELLDVTLEGLLENRQREGRRLGEIIRQRRQAMQTQVDQVRKLMPEVLEKVKERIRARLLEVMDELDETRLEQEMALLAQRLDVDEEMDRLDTHLAEVERVLSADEPIGRRLDFLMQELNREANTLTSKSNDVKITRIAVEMKVLIEQMREQIQNLE, from the coding sequence ATGATCAGCAGTATGACCGCTTTTGCGCGGGAAGAGTACCGGGGAGAACTCGGTGTAATGAGTTGGGAGATCCGCTCCATCAACCACCGCTACCTTGAGGCCTTCGTAAGACTGCCAGAAGAGTTGCGTGTCCTGGAGACAAAAGTACGCGAGCGACTCAGTGCGAGGCTGGGGCGTGGCAAGCTGGACTGTTCGCTGAAATTCAAGCCGGGAAAAGATGCGGAGGCCGGGCTGACTGTCAACCGACGCATGGTTGAGCAACTGATAACCGCCGATGCAGAGGTTGCGGGTATCTTACACATGGACTCTTTCGTGAAACCCATGGACCTGCTGCGCTGGCCCGGTGTCCTTGAAGAACAGGAGCGGGACTTCACGCCGGTAACAAAACAGGCGATGGAGCTGCTGGACGTCACCCTCGAAGGTTTGTTGGAAAATCGCCAACGCGAAGGCCGACGACTCGGCGAGATCATCCGGCAGCGCCGACAGGCGATGCAGACACAGGTGGATCAGGTCCGCAAACTGATGCCGGAGGTCCTGGAAAAGGTCAAGGAGCGCATCCGCGCGCGCCTGCTGGAGGTCATGGATGAGTTGGACGAAACCCGGCTGGAGCAGGAGATGGCCCTGCTCGCCCAACGGTTGGATGTGGATGAGGAGATGGACCGCCTCGACACGCATCTTGCAGAGGTTGAACGTGTGCTATCCGCCGATGAACCCATCGGACGGCGTCTCGACTTTCTGATGCAGGAGTTGAACCGGGAGGCCAATACCCTGACCTCCAAGTCTAACGATGTAAAAATCACCCGCATTGCGGTGGAGATGAAGGTCCTCATCGAACAGATGCGGGAGCAGATCCAAAATTTGGAATGA
- a CDS encoding serine/threonine protein kinase yields MEKARDSLPSGTVLDCYVIMKLVASGGFSLIYLAEDEDTQDEVIIKEFLPKKLAKRGEGLQVEVIDPKQIDNLSRSRRLFYQEAKVLASLRHPNIVQVRGFFLANDTGYLVMDHERGKNLASYIKKRSGGLSTRFMLTVFPPILDALDLIHSSNLLHLDIKPSNIHLRTGGNPLLLDFGAVYQVEESGGGRSGRVVTSGFSPVEQYYQSGDVGPWSDVYAIGASMRACLDGKSPPSAIERHADDKLKPATRVYRRRYPAYLLEAIDWAMEVNQTERPQNAGELLTALQSKSKLKESRDDTGSSDLSRHSFIKGGSLST; encoded by the coding sequence ATGGAAAAAGCCCGCGACAGTTTGCCTTCAGGCACCGTTCTCGACTGTTACGTGATCATGAAACTGGTCGCGAGTGGCGGCTTCAGCCTGATTTACCTGGCGGAAGACGAGGATACCCAGGACGAGGTGATCATCAAGGAGTTTCTGCCAAAGAAACTGGCCAAACGTGGGGAGGGTCTTCAGGTCGAGGTCATCGACCCGAAACAGATCGATAATCTTAGCCGCAGTCGTCGGCTTTTCTACCAGGAAGCCAAGGTGCTTGCTTCCCTGAGGCATCCGAACATCGTGCAGGTGCGGGGGTTTTTCCTGGCTAACGATACCGGCTATCTGGTGATGGATCACGAACGTGGCAAGAACCTTGCGAGTTATATAAAAAAACGCAGCGGTGGTCTCAGTACCCGTTTTATGCTGACGGTTTTCCCTCCCATCCTGGATGCCCTTGATCTGATCCATTCCAGTAATCTGCTGCATCTCGATATCAAACCCAGCAATATTCATCTGCGTACAGGCGGCAACCCGCTGTTGCTCGATTTCGGTGCGGTCTATCAGGTGGAAGAGAGTGGCGGCGGTCGCAGTGGGCGGGTGGTCACCAGCGGGTTTTCCCCGGTGGAACAGTATTACCAGTCAGGTGATGTCGGACCCTGGAGTGATGTCTATGCCATCGGTGCAAGCATGCGGGCCTGTCTGGACGGCAAGTCGCCACCCTCTGCCATCGAGCGTCATGCAGATGACAAGCTGAAGCCGGCAACCCGGGTCTATCGCCGTCGTTATCCCGCTTACCTGCTGGAGGCGATTGATTGGGCGATGGAGGTAAACCAGACTGAGCGGCCGCAAAATGCCGGAGAGCTGCTGACTGCGCTGCAGAGCAAATCAAAGCTGAAAGAGAGCCGCGATGATACTGGTAGTAGTGATCTGTCGCGACATTCGTTCATTAAAGGCGGGAGTCTCTCTACATGA
- a CDS encoding serine/threonine-protein phosphatase has protein sequence MKYETAHCTLLGNRRMNQDRCLILEAPDAMLVALADGMGGHPRGEMAAQILMDTCRRAFLTSRKPISGPRVFLSGLMEMAHRRILDYGREQEPHIEPRTTAVLCLIQEGQAFWAHVGDSRLYIMRDNVILSRTEDHSYVEQLRQQGIISAAQVQTHRFRNYVTRCLGGISNRPVAELGEPHRLEEGDVVLLCSDGFWGKLPARPMVDAFFRADQALQSAVNQLSSLAESNGMPESDNVTAVAVRWRRDTIDLRPTDLGMTLVDNAAGTARLPRSEHEIKQAIEELRDVVDIHHDLKSKE, from the coding sequence ATGAAGTATGAAACCGCTCATTGCACCCTGCTTGGGAATCGCCGGATGAATCAGGACCGCTGCCTGATTCTGGAGGCACCCGATGCCATGCTGGTGGCTCTGGCCGACGGTATGGGCGGTCACCCGCGTGGCGAAATGGCGGCGCAGATTCTTATGGACACCTGCCGAAGAGCTTTCCTCACCAGCCGCAAGCCGATCTCAGGTCCTCGGGTTTTTCTCAGCGGATTGATGGAGATGGCGCATCGCCGCATCCTTGATTACGGTCGTGAGCAGGAACCCCACATTGAACCACGTACCACTGCAGTGCTCTGTTTGATCCAGGAGGGGCAGGCCTTCTGGGCCCATGTTGGCGACAGCCGGCTCTATATTATGCGCGACAATGTCATTCTCTCCCGTACCGAGGATCACTCCTATGTGGAGCAGTTGCGGCAGCAGGGCATCATCTCCGCCGCGCAGGTCCAAACCCACCGGTTTCGCAACTACGTGACCCGGTGCCTCGGTGGTATCTCCAACCGTCCTGTGGCGGAACTTGGGGAACCGCATCGTCTGGAGGAGGGGGATGTCGTGCTGCTCTGCTCAGATGGTTTTTGGGGAAAATTGCCGGCGCGTCCAATGGTGGATGCGTTTTTTCGTGCTGATCAGGCATTGCAGTCAGCCGTCAACCAGCTCTCATCACTGGCAGAGAGTAATGGTATGCCGGAGAGTGATAATGTCACTGCAGTGGCTGTACGCTGGCGGCGAGACACTATCGATCTTCGACCCACTGACTTGGGCATGACTTTAGTGGATAATGCCGCCGGCACAGCGCGTCTGCCACGTAGCGAGCATGAGATAAAACAAGCTATCGAAGAGTTGCGCGACGTTGTCGATATTCATCATGACCTGAAATCAAAGGAGTAA
- the rph gene encoding ribonuclease PH, giving the protein MRPSGRQPTDLRAVKITRGYTKHAEGSVLVEFGDTKVICTASVEARVPRFLKGKGRGWVTAEYGMLPRSTTDRMGREAARGKQGGRTLEIQRLIGRSLRAAVDLEALGERMIAIDCDVIQADGGTRTASITGACVALVDAISHLREQDLLERNPLVNMIASVSVGVFQGTPVLDLDYAEDSNAETDMNVVMNDKGGFIEVQGTAEGDAYSREELNAMLDLADQGIRQLLEIQQAALSD; this is encoded by the coding sequence ATGAGACCTTCCGGACGTCAGCCCACCGATCTGCGGGCTGTCAAGATTACCCGTGGTTACACAAAGCATGCGGAGGGCTCCGTGCTGGTGGAGTTTGGCGATACCAAGGTCATCTGCACCGCTTCGGTGGAGGCGCGAGTGCCGCGTTTTCTGAAGGGCAAGGGCCGGGGTTGGGTGACTGCTGAATACGGCATGCTACCTCGTTCCACCACTGACCGCATGGGGCGTGAAGCTGCCAGGGGAAAACAGGGTGGTCGCACGTTGGAGATTCAGCGGCTTATCGGTCGCTCCCTGCGGGCGGCAGTTGACCTTGAGGCGCTGGGGGAGCGCATGATTGCCATCGACTGTGATGTGATTCAGGCGGATGGAGGCACTCGGACTGCCTCCATTACTGGAGCCTGTGTTGCGTTGGTGGACGCTATCTCCCATCTTCGTGAGCAGGATCTGCTGGAGAGAAATCCACTGGTGAATATGATTGCCTCTGTCTCAGTGGGTGTCTTCCAGGGCACTCCGGTATTGGATCTGGACTATGCAGAGGATTCCAATGCCGAGACCGATATGAATGTGGTGATGAACGACAAGGGCGGCTTTATCGAGGTACAGGGGACCGCCGAAGGCGATGCCTACAGTCGCGAAGAGCTTAATGCCATGCTTGATCTTGCCGATCAGGGTATCCGGCAACTGCTCGAGATCCAGCAGGCCGCTTTGAGCGACTAA
- a CDS encoding XTP/dITP diphosphatase, with product MTSRHTGERIVLASNNAGKVREINQLLATGQIEVVPQRDFEIPDAVEDGLSFVENAIKKARHASRLSGLPAIADDSGIEVDALKGAPGIYSARFAGEGASDQANLEKLLESLKDVPEEARTARFQCLLVYMRHAEDPTPIICQGTWEGQVLFEAKGDNGFGYDPVFYVPTHNCTSAELPAEVKNSLSHRGQALQKLLAALTE from the coding sequence ATGACCAGCCGTCACACCGGAGAGCGAATCGTTCTTGCCAGTAATAATGCCGGCAAGGTGCGCGAGATCAACCAACTGCTTGCCACCGGGCAGATCGAGGTGGTGCCGCAGCGCGACTTCGAAATCCCTGATGCGGTGGAGGACGGTCTCAGCTTCGTCGAAAATGCGATCAAAAAGGCCAGGCATGCATCACGCTTGAGCGGCCTGCCAGCCATTGCTGATGACTCGGGTATCGAAGTCGATGCACTCAAGGGTGCGCCAGGCATCTACTCCGCCCGTTTTGCGGGGGAGGGTGCATCGGACCAGGCAAATCTGGAGAAGCTGCTGGAGAGCCTGAAGGATGTACCGGAGGAGGCCCGTACCGCCCGTTTCCAGTGCCTTCTGGTCTATATGCGCCATGCAGAGGATCCCACTCCGATCATCTGTCAGGGAACCTGGGAGGGCCAGGTGCTCTTTGAGGCCAAGGGCGACAATGGCTTCGGCTATGACCCGGTCTTCTATGTCCCCACTCACAACTGCACCTCAGCAGAACTTCCGGCAGAGGTGAAGAACAGCCTCAGTCATCGTGGCCAGGCCTTGCAGAAGTTGCTTGCAGCCCTGACTGAATAG
- a CDS encoding PilZ domain-containing protein, with product MQNKARGTERHVASFQVELRYKTGGCVPALIRNISPEGVHMEIETAPVGIGAELDLTFTLEGENWRVPAVVIHSNPTGMGVMFRNPEHRLFKVVTAPLQRPISPMAGRVMLS from the coding sequence ATGCAAAATAAAGCGAGGGGAACTGAAAGGCATGTGGCTTCTTTTCAGGTTGAGTTGCGATACAAAACAGGGGGCTGCGTTCCAGCCCTGATCAGAAATATCTCACCTGAAGGGGTGCATATGGAGATTGAGACGGCACCCGTAGGGATCGGCGCCGAACTTGATCTGACATTTACGCTGGAGGGTGAAAATTGGCGTGTCCCTGCAGTAGTCATACACTCCAATCCAACGGGGATGGGAGTGATGTTTAGAAACCCGGAACACCGCCTGTTCAAGGTCGTCACAGCACCGTTGCAGCGTCCCATTTCACCGATGGCGGGCAGAGTGATGCTGAGTTAA
- a CDS encoding TRAP transporter large permease subunit produces the protein MSVEFLPLLLFLAVCLVLLLGYPVAFSLGGTALAFAWFGTLTGHFDDAFLSALPNRLYGIMTNETLIAVPLFIFMGVMLERSRVAENLLDTMASLFGPIRGGLGISVTLVGMLLAASTGIVGATVVTMGLLSLPTMLKRNYDPGVSTGIICAAGTLGQIIPPSIVLVLLGDVLSAAYQQAQLDMGIFSPDTVSVGDLFLGALIPGLMLVALYLVYLGAVALFRPHAVPAIPEAERERDLRTLLIRVLKVLVPPLLLIVAVLGSILGGLATPTEAASVGAVGAMLLAFSQKQLNLTTLKAVMTGTTKVTSMVFLIFIGASLFSLVFRGFGGDEVVTDLLTGLPGGVFGAMLVVMLVMFLLGFILDFIEITFVVVPIVGPILLTMGLDPVWLGVMIAINLQTSFLTPPFGFALFYLRGVAPPEITTGAIYRGVAPFILIQLLMLGLLSLWPQMATWLPGIVYQ, from the coding sequence ATGAGCGTCGAATTTCTCCCTCTCCTGCTATTCCTGGCCGTCTGCCTGGTACTGCTGCTGGGCTATCCCGTGGCCTTCTCCCTGGGGGGCACTGCGCTGGCCTTTGCCTGGTTTGGCACTTTGACCGGTCACTTCGACGATGCCTTTCTGTCGGCCCTGCCCAACAGGCTCTACGGCATCATGACCAACGAAACCTTGATCGCCGTACCCTTGTTCATCTTCATGGGGGTGATGCTGGAACGATCCCGCGTGGCGGAGAACCTGCTCGACACCATGGCGTCCCTGTTCGGCCCCATACGAGGCGGACTGGGCATATCTGTCACCCTGGTGGGTATGCTGCTGGCAGCCAGCACCGGCATCGTCGGCGCCACGGTAGTAACTATGGGACTGCTCTCCCTGCCCACCATGCTGAAACGCAACTACGACCCCGGGGTCTCCACCGGCATTATCTGCGCCGCAGGCACATTGGGACAGATCATCCCCCCCTCCATCGTCCTGGTTCTGCTCGGAGATGTACTCTCTGCCGCCTATCAACAGGCACAGCTGGATATGGGCATCTTCTCACCGGACACTGTCTCTGTCGGGGATCTATTTCTCGGCGCATTGATCCCCGGTCTGATGCTCGTTGCACTCTACCTCGTCTATCTTGGAGCTGTGGCTCTATTCAGACCCCATGCGGTACCTGCAATCCCTGAGGCAGAGCGGGAGCGGGATCTGCGAACCCTCTTGATCCGAGTCCTGAAGGTGCTGGTACCGCCGCTATTGTTGATCGTTGCGGTACTGGGTTCGATTCTCGGCGGACTGGCGACTCCCACCGAGGCCGCATCTGTCGGCGCCGTGGGCGCCATGCTCCTTGCCTTCAGCCAGAAACAACTCAACCTGACCACCCTCAAGGCGGTCATGACCGGCACCACCAAGGTCACCAGCATGGTGTTCCTGATCTTCATCGGTGCCTCGCTATTTTCGCTGGTATTCCGTGGTTTCGGCGGCGATGAGGTGGTCACCGATCTGCTGACCGGGCTGCCCGGCGGCGTCTTCGGCGCAATGCTGGTGGTGATGCTGGTGATGTTTCTGCTCGGCTTCATCCTGGACTTTATCGAGATCACTTTCGTGGTGGTCCCGATCGTCGGCCCCATCCTGCTAACTATGGGTCTCGACCCGGTCTGGCTGGGGGTGATGATCGCCATCAATCTGCAGACCTCCTTTCTCACCCCGCCCTTCGGTTTCGCCCTCTTCTACCTCCGTGGCGTTGCCCCGCCGGAAATCACCACCGGGGCTATCTATCGGGGCGTCGCACCTTTCATCCTGATTCAATTGCTGATGCTGGGGCTGCTCTCTCTCTGGCCACAGATGGCGACTTGGTTGCCCGGCATCGTCTATCAATAA
- a CDS encoding TRAP transporter small permease subunit, which translates to MNKQLARLASAIEKVNDWLGRQVSWLSLVMVLVTFAIVVLRYAFDLGWIWLQESVTYMHATLFLVGAAYTLKHQGHVRVDIFYRRFSPRTRAWVNLFGSLLLLLPVCFIIFHLSKSYVVQSWELWEGSREAGGLDGVFLLKSLILLMAVTLGLQGLAQAIHCYLGLNGHRALSGDQRQS; encoded by the coding sequence ATGAACAAACAACTGGCGCGACTGGCTTCCGCTATCGAAAAAGTCAACGACTGGCTGGGAAGACAGGTCTCCTGGCTCAGCCTGGTGATGGTATTGGTCACTTTCGCCATTGTCGTCCTGCGCTACGCCTTCGATCTGGGTTGGATCTGGCTGCAGGAGTCGGTGACCTACATGCATGCCACCCTGTTTCTGGTGGGCGCCGCCTATACTCTGAAGCATCAGGGCCACGTACGGGTCGACATCTTTTACCGCCGCTTTTCCCCACGTACCCGCGCCTGGGTAAACTTGTTCGGCAGCCTGCTACTGCTGCTGCCGGTCTGTTTCATAATCTTCCACCTGAGCAAGAGCTATGTCGTCCAATCCTGGGAGTTGTGGGAAGGTTCCCGCGAGGCGGGTGGTCTCGATGGCGTATTCCTGCTCAAAAGCCTGATTCTGCTCATGGCCGTGACGCTCGGTTTACAGGGGTTGGCCCAGGCTATCCACTGTTATCTCGGACTGAATGGACATCGGGCGCTGAGCGGGGATCAAAGGCAATCATGA
- a CDS encoding DUF2782 domain-containing protein codes for MKKLLALLFAGSTVFSIQSMAAEPSAVPEPPDIPPPVVSGESLEPDVTIIKKEEGTLYEYRVNGLLYMVKVVPQLGPPYYMLDRDGDGEFDSRGSDPTNVSVPQWVLFRW; via the coding sequence ATGAAAAAGCTGCTGGCTCTACTCTTTGCGGGCTCGACCGTTTTTTCCATCCAATCAATGGCCGCAGAGCCCTCTGCCGTACCTGAACCGCCGGATATCCCACCGCCTGTTGTCAGTGGTGAGTCCCTGGAGCCGGATGTCACCATCATCAAGAAGGAAGAGGGCACCCTCTACGAATACCGGGTCAACGGTCTGCTCTATATGGTCAAGGTCGTGCCCCAACTAGGCCCACCTTACTATATGCTCGACCGGGACGGCGACGGCGAATTCGATTCAAGGGGCAGTGATCCCACCAACGTCTCCGTACCTCAGTGGGTGCTGTTTCGCTGGTGA
- a CDS encoding TIGR00730 family Rossman fold protein — translation MSIQTKDRRSKSRPLAEKQLTRESWRVFQIMAEFVEGFEQLGQIRPSVSFFGSARTPRSHPHYALAEEIARRLSDSGFSVVSGGGPGIMEAANKGAFEGKSTSIGLNIQLPMEQVGNPYQDISLNFKHFFSRKVMFVKYASAYVVMPGGFGTLDEMAEILTLVQTRKTREIPIILVDDKFWQGLLEWFRGSLCEAGTISPSDLGLVQVCNEPQEVVDAIFTHYESRGFEPSAEEQEMLLEL, via the coding sequence ATGAGCATCCAGACCAAAGACCGGCGCTCCAAGAGTCGGCCACTGGCGGAAAAACAGCTGACCCGTGAATCCTGGCGGGTTTTTCAGATCATGGCCGAATTCGTGGAAGGGTTCGAGCAGCTGGGACAGATCCGGCCCTCGGTAAGTTTCTTCGGCTCCGCCCGCACCCCCCGCAGCCACCCGCACTATGCCCTGGCGGAAGAGATTGCACGACGCCTCTCAGACAGCGGATTCTCGGTAGTCAGCGGCGGTGGCCCCGGCATCATGGAGGCGGCCAACAAAGGGGCTTTCGAGGGAAAATCAACCAGTATTGGCCTGAACATCCAGCTTCCGATGGAACAGGTGGGCAACCCCTATCAGGATATCTCGCTCAACTTCAAACATTTTTTCTCCAGAAAGGTGATGTTCGTAAAATATGCTTCCGCCTATGTGGTCATGCCCGGTGGCTTCGGCACCCTGGATGAAATGGCGGAGATTCTGACCCTGGTGCAGACCCGCAAGACCAGGGAGATCCCGATTATTCTGGTGGATGACAAATTCTGGCAGGGTTTGCTGGAGTGGTTCCGCGGCTCACTTTGTGAAGCCGGTACCATTTCACCCTCCGACCTCGGTCTGGTGCAGGTCTGTAACGAACCGCAAGAGGTGGTGGATGCTATCTTTACGCACTATGAGAGCCGCGGCTTCGAACCTTCAGCTGAAGAGCAGGAGATGCTGCTTGAACTCTAG